The Vibrio gallaecicus genome contains a region encoding:
- the oxyR gene encoding DNA-binding transcriptional regulator OxyR translates to MNIRDFEYLVALAEHKHFRKAAEACFVSQPTLSGQIRKLEDEIGLQLTERSPRKVIFTESGLQLVEQAKRILAEVKTFKEMASGHGESMTGPMHIGFIPTVGPYILPKIIPHLKENFPDLELYLHEAQTHQLVSQLEDGKLDCLVLAAVDETAAFKEIDVYDEPLSVAVPCDHEWAKQDSVDMLQLNGQTVLALGDGHCLRDQALGFCFAAGAKDDERFKATSLETLRNMVAAGAGITLLPELSLPSEKQKDGVCYLPAVNPTPSRRIIVAYRPGSPLRPRFEQLAEVISQQLERVTLVHSRSRS, encoded by the coding sequence ATGAACATTCGTGACTTTGAATACTTAGTGGCTCTTGCAGAGCATAAACACTTTAGAAAAGCCGCCGAGGCGTGCTTTGTCAGCCAACCAACGCTTAGTGGGCAAATCCGTAAGTTAGAAGATGAAATAGGTTTACAGCTAACAGAGCGTAGCCCAAGAAAAGTGATTTTTACAGAATCTGGTTTACAGCTTGTAGAGCAAGCAAAGCGTATTTTAGCCGAAGTAAAAACATTTAAAGAGATGGCAAGTGGGCATGGTGAATCAATGACAGGTCCGATGCATATTGGATTTATTCCAACGGTTGGTCCTTATATCTTGCCTAAAATCATCCCTCATCTAAAAGAAAATTTTCCAGATCTTGAGCTTTACCTGCACGAAGCGCAGACCCATCAGTTAGTGAGCCAACTAGAAGATGGCAAGCTTGATTGCTTGGTGCTGGCTGCGGTTGATGAAACGGCGGCGTTCAAAGAGATTGATGTTTATGATGAGCCGCTGAGTGTTGCGGTGCCGTGTGATCATGAATGGGCTAAGCAAGACAGCGTTGATATGTTGCAGCTTAATGGTCAAACCGTTTTAGCTTTAGGTGATGGTCATTGCCTACGTGATCAAGCATTAGGCTTTTGTTTTGCTGCGGGTGCAAAGGATGATGAAAGGTTCAAAGCCACGAGTTTAGAAACGTTGCGAAATATGGTGGCTGCTGGCGCTGGAATTACACTATTACCTGAGTTGTCGCTGCCGAGTGAAAAGCAAAAAGATGGTGTGTGTTATTTGCCGGCGGTAAATCCTACTCCATCGCGACGAATTATTGTAGCGTACCGACCTGGTTCACCATTAAGACCTCGTTTTGAGCAGTTAGCTGAAGTGATTAGTCAGCAATTAGAGAGAGTCACTCTTGTTCACAGTAGATCTCGTTCATAG
- a CDS encoding penicillin-binding protein 1A, whose product MKFIKRLFIFTLICMILGVGTIFGFYYYVKPELPDVATLRDVELQTPMQVFSQDGKLISQFGEKRRNPVKYEDIPQHLIEALIATEDSRFYDHPGIDPIGITRAALVVAMSGSAKQGASTITQQLARNFFLSNEKKIMRKIKEIFIAIHIEQLLSKEEILELYVNKIFLGHRSYGFGAAGRVYFGKDLPDLTLSELATLAGMPKAPSTMNPIYSVERATNRRNVVLMRMLDERYITQEEYDEARSEELTSKYHGAEIKLSAPYVAEVARAWMVKRYGENAYTSGMKVYTTIDSKLQKAANRAAINNLLAYDERHGYRGAEKVLWQTEQPTWDQEQIIKHLKSQPTYGALLPAVVTAVSDKTVTAWVKNKGEVTIEWSNMNWARKFLTDERQGSAPKKAQDILAQGEQIWVRRVDDNAAESPEESEVETDITTEEEASETVQAIWRLSQVPNANTAFVAMNPDNGAVLSMVGGFNFVHNKFNRATQSVRQVGSGIKPFIYSAAVDKGLTLASLINDAPINKWDKSQGTAWRPKNSPPTYVGPTRLRIGLAQSKNVMAVRVLREVGLDDTRNYLTRFGFDIDEVPRSETIALGAGSLTPMKVAQGYSVFANGGYYVEPFYISHVETPFGEVEFEAQPKVVCHQDCQTQTDLADLSSLESDNSENMDLTEAELPTGSIADEFNEQDVLAEPQFAPQVISEQTAFIVREMMYSNIWGGGNWREGTGWNGTGWRAQPLKRRDIGGKTGTTNDSKDTWYSGYGPGLVATVWVGFDNHNRKLGRTKANNNLGKGQTTGAEAGAKTAQPAWVDFMSTALADVPAQRKSLPENIVRVRIDRETGLLTNKSDGSSMFEYFLKGTEPTEFINETLSNDIYSTSSGEAEEELF is encoded by the coding sequence GTGAAGTTCATAAAGCGATTATTCATATTTACATTGATTTGCATGATTCTTGGAGTCGGTACAATTTTTGGGTTCTATTATTATGTAAAACCTGAATTGCCAGATGTTGCAACATTGCGCGATGTCGAACTCCAAACACCCATGCAAGTTTTCAGTCAAGACGGTAAATTGATTTCACAATTTGGTGAAAAACGCCGTAACCCAGTGAAATATGAAGATATTCCACAGCACTTAATTGAAGCTTTGATCGCAACCGAAGACAGCCGTTTTTACGACCACCCGGGAATCGATCCAATTGGTATTACTCGTGCTGCTCTAGTGGTTGCTATGTCAGGTTCTGCGAAGCAAGGTGCCAGTACTATTACTCAACAGCTTGCGCGTAACTTTTTCTTATCTAATGAGAAAAAGATCATGCGTAAGATTAAAGAGATCTTCATTGCGATCCATATTGAGCAACTTCTTAGTAAGGAAGAAATCCTAGAGTTATACGTAAACAAGATTTTTCTTGGTCACCGCTCATACGGGTTTGGAGCCGCAGGTCGTGTCTACTTCGGAAAAGATCTTCCTGATTTAACTCTTAGTGAACTTGCGACTTTAGCTGGCATGCCTAAAGCCCCTTCGACAATGAACCCTATCTATTCAGTCGAACGAGCGACCAACCGTCGAAATGTCGTTTTAATGCGTATGCTCGATGAGCGCTACATTACTCAAGAAGAATACGATGAAGCACGATCTGAAGAGTTAACCTCGAAATATCACGGAGCTGAAATTAAGTTAAGCGCCCCTTATGTAGCAGAAGTTGCACGAGCTTGGATGGTAAAGCGATACGGTGAAAATGCTTATACTTCAGGTATGAAGGTTTACACAACCATTGATTCTAAACTGCAAAAAGCCGCAAATAGAGCCGCGATTAATAACCTTTTAGCTTACGATGAGCGTCATGGTTACCGAGGTGCGGAAAAAGTACTCTGGCAAACAGAGCAACCTACTTGGGATCAAGAACAGATCATCAAGCACCTTAAATCACAACCGACTTATGGGGCTCTTCTACCAGCTGTAGTCACTGCTGTTTCCGATAAAACTGTAACCGCATGGGTGAAGAATAAAGGCGAAGTGACCATTGAATGGTCAAACATGAATTGGGCTCGCAAATTTTTAACCGATGAACGTCAAGGGTCTGCACCTAAAAAAGCGCAAGATATTCTTGCACAAGGTGAACAGATTTGGGTCCGTCGCGTTGATGATAACGCTGCAGAATCCCCTGAAGAGTCTGAGGTTGAAACAGATATCACTACCGAGGAAGAGGCTTCTGAAACAGTTCAAGCTATCTGGCGTTTAAGCCAAGTTCCTAACGCTAATACCGCCTTTGTTGCCATGAATCCTGATAATGGTGCGGTTTTGTCTATGGTAGGTGGCTTTAACTTCGTCCATAACAAGTTCAACCGTGCAACTCAGTCAGTCCGACAAGTCGGCTCTGGTATCAAACCATTTATTTACTCTGCTGCTGTTGATAAAGGCTTAACACTGGCTTCATTAATCAATGACGCACCAATAAACAAATGGGATAAAAGCCAAGGTACTGCATGGAGACCGAAAAATTCACCACCCACTTATGTAGGACCAACTCGCCTACGTATTGGTTTGGCTCAATCGAAAAACGTAATGGCAGTGAGAGTATTACGAGAAGTCGGCTTAGATGACACTCGAAACTACCTTACCCGTTTTGGTTTTGATATTGATGAAGTACCACGTTCAGAAACCATCGCACTTGGTGCGGGTAGCTTAACGCCAATGAAAGTGGCTCAAGGGTATTCTGTATTTGCAAATGGTGGCTACTACGTCGAACCTTTCTACATTAGCCATGTAGAAACTCCGTTTGGTGAGGTTGAATTTGAAGCTCAGCCTAAAGTGGTTTGTCATCAAGACTGCCAAACACAGACTGATTTAGCTGACCTATCATCGCTAGAATCTGATAATTCAGAGAACATGGACCTAACAGAGGCTGAACTTCCGACAGGCTCTATCGCTGATGAATTTAATGAACAAGATGTATTAGCTGAGCCACAATTTGCCCCTCAAGTTATTTCAGAACAAACAGCATTCATAGTGCGTGAAATGATGTATAGCAATATTTGGGGTGGCGGTAACTGGCGAGAAGGGACCGGCTGGAATGGTACAGGCTGGCGTGCTCAACCACTCAAGCGTCGTGACATTGGCGGGAAAACCGGTACAACCAATGATTCGAAGGATACTTGGTATAGCGGTTACGGACCGGGTCTTGTAGCAACAGTTTGGGTTGGTTTTGATAATCACAATCGTAAATTAGGTCGAACAAAAGCCAACAATAACCTTGGTAAAGGTCAAACCACAGGTGCTGAAGCCGGTGCTAAAACTGCACAACCTGCTTGGGTAGACTTCATGAGTACTGCTTTGGCTGATGTGCCAGCTCAGAGAAAATCATTACCCGAGAATATTGTAAGAGTAAGAATCGATCGCGAAACGGGTCTGTTAACCAACAAGTCTGATGGATCATCTATGTTTGAATATTTCTTAAAAGGCACAGAGCCAACAGAGTTCATAAATGAAACATTAAGCAATGACATTTATTCAACTTCGTCTGGTGAAGCTGAAGAAGAACTTTTTTAA